One Desulfobulbus propionicus DSM 2032 DNA segment encodes these proteins:
- a CDS encoding 4Fe-4S dicluster domain-containing protein — MNINELEKLNNEGVEHLPSLERRTFLRAGLAITGLFMGGTILSLTSVRNAESAVGAPPKTEKYPYSPHYSMVMRQNLCVDCERCMEACVQTNHVPPYGWRTMILERVREIGPKEKETIFMPVLCNQCNEPPCVRVCPTVATYKDKTTGIVVMDSKKCIGCKTCMAACPYNARYFNEEIRAVDKCNFCYDTRLSKGKKDTACVEACPAKVRVFGDLSDPNSEVYKLVHRPETTVWVLRPETGALPNVFYMNA, encoded by the coding sequence ATGAACATTAATGAGCTGGAAAAATTAAACAATGAAGGTGTGGAACACCTGCCTTCACTTGAGCGCCGAACCTTTTTGCGCGCCGGACTCGCCATTACCGGATTGTTCATGGGGGGGACGATACTGTCGCTGACCAGCGTTCGCAACGCCGAAAGTGCTGTGGGCGCTCCGCCAAAGACCGAGAAATACCCCTACAGCCCTCATTACAGCATGGTCATGCGCCAGAATCTCTGCGTCGATTGCGAACGCTGCATGGAGGCCTGTGTCCAAACCAACCATGTGCCTCCCTATGGTTGGCGGACCATGATCCTGGAAAGAGTCCGGGAGATCGGACCCAAAGAAAAAGAGACAATATTCATGCCCGTGCTCTGCAACCAGTGCAACGAGCCGCCCTGTGTCCGCGTTTGCCCCACCGTGGCCACCTACAAGGATAAAACCACCGGTATCGTGGTCATGGATAGCAAGAAATGCATCGGCTGCAAGACCTGTATGGCCGCTTGTCCCTATAATGCACGGTACTTCAATGAAGAAATTCGCGCGGTCGATAAATGCAATTTCTGCTATGACACCCGCTTGTCCAAAGGGAAAAAAGACACAGCCTGCGTGGAAGCCTGTCCGGCTAAGGTCCGGGTGTTCGGCGATCTCAGCGATCCAAACAGCGAGGTCTATAAACTGGTGCATCGGCCGGAAACAACGGTCTGGGTCCTGCGGCCGGAAACCGGCGCCTTGCCCAATGTCTTTTATATGAATGCCTAA
- a CDS encoding MerR family transcriptional regulator produces the protein MARKKTEIQAIRSDVPIYPIGVAAKLLNVHPRTLRIYEQEGLIKPTLVGNRRMFSADDIQWITCLRTFIHEEGISIPGLKKLLDLVPCWEVAGCPAEIQQQCTAKVDRAVPRTLHPVGDAAARLEAKEKDRQSRGEPGQKKKHQSSG, from the coding sequence ATGGCAAGAAAGAAAACGGAAATACAGGCGATACGGTCCGATGTGCCTATCTATCCGATCGGAGTCGCCGCCAAGTTGCTGAATGTGCATCCGCGGACGTTGCGGATTTATGAACAGGAAGGATTGATCAAGCCGACCCTTGTCGGCAACCGGCGGATGTTTTCCGCCGATGATATTCAATGGATAACCTGTCTGCGCACCTTTATCCATGAAGAGGGGATCAGTATTCCGGGGCTGAAAAAGCTGCTCGATTTGGTTCCCTGCTGGGAAGTGGCTGGATGTCCAGCAGAAATCCAGCAACAGTGCACGGCCAAGGTCGATCGGGCCGTGCCGCGGACGCTGCATCCGGTAGGTGATGCGGCCGCCCGGCTGGAGGCCAAGGAAAAGGATCGGCAGAGTCGGGGCGAACCCGGGCAAAAAAAAAAGCACCAATCGTCCGGTTGA
- a CDS encoding cyclic nucleotide-binding domain-containing protein — translation MKETVAPEQPLTENEEKTRDLMLTLPLFDAFKSDELDILARHMNFAEIMRGEHLFIEGDKGDFMCFVVRGLLDVLKKSNIGDYRVIARLGKGNTIGEMSIIDKSPRSATVIARQPSVVIILTKKGFDILTELYPALGVTLLKKIMRLLSLNMRLTTIKLAENFPTQAYDS, via the coding sequence ATGAAAGAGACTGTCGCCCCCGAACAGCCCTTGACGGAAAATGAAGAAAAGACAAGGGATTTGATGCTGACCTTGCCCTTGTTTGATGCCTTTAAATCCGACGAGCTCGACATTCTTGCCCGCCACATGAATTTTGCGGAAATCATGCGCGGCGAACACCTGTTTATTGAAGGTGACAAAGGGGATTTCATGTGCTTCGTCGTTCGGGGGCTGCTTGATGTCCTCAAAAAATCGAACATAGGTGATTACCGCGTGATTGCCCGCCTCGGCAAGGGCAACACCATCGGCGAAATGTCGATCATCGACAAATCCCCCCGTTCGGCCACGGTGATTGCCCGGCAGCCTTCGGTTGTCATAATCTTGACCAAAAAGGGTTTCGACATTCTCACCGAACTCTACCCCGCCTTGGGTGTGACCCTTTTAAAAAAGATCATGCGCTTGCTGAGCCTCAACATGCGCCTCACCACCATCAAGCTGGCAGAAAACTTCCCGACGCAAGCGTATGACAGCTGA
- a CDS encoding c(7)-type cytochrome triheme domain-containing protein, with the protein MNTKTKILAALGLLVAAGVLCTADIQATAPTAAQPPAQDKQFESYGQTQVIAVEPVKEMFSHKSHVVTAGLSCDSCHPDLFERKRGSTKAKGDYNMASLDAGKYCGACHDGKMAFNTTGPETCKVCHGSDMKQPETIVFNVPVKSVIFEHKGHVDMGLDCASCHDKAFEMRKGAAEEHPEKFTMEALYAGKYCGVCHNGTDAFASNTRCTTCHIGVKGFERKFAGAAQVEGKDHGKKEH; encoded by the coding sequence ATGAACACAAAAACGAAAATACTCGCAGCCCTTGGTCTTCTTGTCGCCGCAGGGGTATTGTGCACCGCCGATATTCAGGCAACTGCCCCGACCGCAGCACAGCCGCCCGCCCAGGACAAGCAATTTGAATCCTATGGCCAAACCCAGGTGATCGCTGTGGAACCGGTCAAGGAGATGTTCAGCCACAAATCCCATGTGGTGACCGCTGGCTTGAGTTGTGACAGCTGTCACCCCGATCTCTTTGAGCGCAAACGCGGATCAACCAAGGCCAAGGGCGATTATAACATGGCTTCCCTGGATGCCGGCAAATACTGCGGTGCCTGCCATGATGGCAAAATGGCGTTCAACACCACCGGACCAGAAACCTGCAAGGTCTGCCATGGTAGCGATATGAAGCAGCCGGAGACCATTGTGTTTAATGTTCCCGTGAAATCGGTCATATTCGAGCACAAGGGGCATGTTGACATGGGGCTTGACTGTGCCAGCTGCCATGATAAGGCCTTTGAAATGCGCAAAGGTGCAGCCGAAGAACATCCAGAAAAATTTACCATGGAGGCGCTCTATGCGGGCAAATACTGTGGTGTCTGCCATAACGGCACCGACGCCTTTGCCTCCAACACCCGTTGTACCACCTGTCACATTGGCGTAAAGGGATTCGAGCGCAAATTTGCCGGCGCGGCCCAAGTCGAAGGCAAGGACCACGGGAAAAAAGAACACTGA
- a CDS encoding sigma-54-dependent Fis family transcriptional regulator, which produces METFRDNTSSIRESLILDSIADGVFTVDRNWNITSFNRAAEEITGWSREDAMGMSCSDIFHSSICGKNCAIAESLYSGKPVANRSITIRNSQGEKVPISISAAPLTDHEGNIIGGVETFRDLTAITSLRQQLSQKYTFDAIISKSAAMQRLFNILPEIARSPSTVLILGESGTGKELVARALYNASERKDKPFVVVNCAALPETLLESELFGYKAGAFTDARKDKIGRFAAAEGGTLFLDEIGDIPGAVQVKLLRVLQEKVYEPLGSNTPVKADVRIITATNRNLQALVKEGAFRDDLFYRLNVVKINLPPLRERKEDIPLLIDHFIKKYSAQQGKDIVGISSGALAILMRYDYPGNIRELENIVEYSFILCEGGYIQPQHLPEPFAAGFEQPASRAVQDDGPQTLEEIEKQAIILSLERNRWRKMATCRELAISKDTLRRKIERYGIHNPLTGEAEQEE; this is translated from the coding sequence ATCGAAACGTTCCGCGACAACACCTCCTCCATCCGTGAAAGCCTGATCCTTGATTCCATAGCCGATGGCGTGTTCACCGTGGACCGCAACTGGAACATCACCTCGTTCAACAGGGCCGCCGAGGAGATCACCGGCTGGTCACGGGAGGATGCCATGGGCATGTCCTGCTCAGACATCTTCCACTCGTCGATCTGCGGCAAAAACTGCGCCATCGCCGAAAGCCTCTACAGCGGCAAACCGGTGGCCAACCGCTCGATCACCATCCGCAACAGTCAGGGGGAAAAGGTGCCGATCAGTATCAGCGCCGCCCCGCTCACCGATCATGAAGGCAACATTATCGGCGGGGTGGAGACCTTCCGCGATCTGACCGCGATCACCAGCCTGCGCCAGCAATTGAGCCAGAAATATACCTTTGACGCGATCATCTCCAAGTCAGCCGCCATGCAGCGGCTGTTCAACATTCTTCCGGAAATCGCCCGCAGCCCCAGCACCGTGCTCATTCTCGGGGAATCCGGCACCGGCAAGGAATTGGTCGCCAGGGCGCTCTACAATGCTAGCGAACGCAAGGACAAGCCCTTTGTGGTGGTCAACTGCGCGGCCCTGCCGGAAACTCTGCTTGAATCCGAACTGTTCGGTTACAAGGCCGGCGCCTTCACCGATGCCCGCAAGGACAAGATCGGCCGTTTTGCCGCCGCCGAGGGCGGCACACTGTTCCTCGACGAGATCGGCGACATTCCCGGCGCCGTTCAGGTCAAACTGCTGCGCGTTCTCCAGGAAAAGGTCTACGAGCCGCTGGGCTCCAACACGCCGGTCAAGGCCGATGTGCGCATCATCACCGCCACCAACCGCAACCTCCAGGCCCTGGTCAAGGAAGGAGCTTTCCGCGACGACCTCTTCTACCGCCTCAATGTGGTCAAAATCAACCTGCCGCCGTTGCGTGAACGCAAGGAGGACATCCCGTTGTTGATCGATCACTTCATTAAAAAATACAGTGCCCAACAGGGTAAGGACATCGTCGGTATATCCAGCGGCGCCTTGGCCATCCTCATGCGCTACGACTATCCCGGCAACATCCGTGAATTGGAAAATATTGTCGAATATTCCTTTATCCTCTGCGAAGGCGGCTATATCCAACCCCAACATCTGCCCGAACCCTTTGCCGCCGGTTTCGAGCAACCCGCCTCCCGCGCCGTGCAGGATGACGGGCCGCAGACGCTTGAGGAGATCGAAAAACAGGCGATCATTCTCAGTCTGGAGCGCAACCGTTGGCGCAAGATGGCCACCTGCCGGGAACTGGCGATCTCCAAGGACACTCTGCGCCGCAAGATCGAACGCTATGGTATCCACAATCCGCTGACGGGCGAAGCCGAACAGGAAGAATAA
- the nrfD gene encoding NrfD/PsrC family molybdoenzyme membrane anchor subunit, with the protein MENILTKVLPQEGGLEGSRSSVYNGVIGLLGLFTLVGIAFGVHAMFAGHEHVYGVTREVPWGLMLGAYVFFVVTSTGLCLVSSIGHVFGFEAFKPIAKRSVYLAIATIVAGFLVIAFEIENPWRMAIYNIISPNLSSNIWWMGTLYGAYLFFMLIEFALLQAGRHKIAGMCGLLGVISGVAAHSNLGAVFGLLNGREFWHGPYMPIYFITSAMMSGCATVIFFHWLGYKINGWKMSEQLQESLRSVAKLGALLYLIIMFFTTWKLISGISGHPPGKYEAIMALINGPFAKNFWYGEVALGLVIPFLIILAVRAKNLTAMALGSLASIIGIFVMRYDLVIVGQIIPGFHQFNIVDLPHILPYAPTLHEWMVTLSGFTFCGILFMMGERLFRGHLSEEH; encoded by the coding sequence ATGGAAAATATATTAACCAAGGTTCTGCCCCAGGAAGGGGGGCTTGAAGGGAGCCGGTCCAGCGTGTACAACGGCGTGATCGGTCTGTTGGGTCTGTTCACCCTGGTGGGAATCGCCTTTGGCGTGCACGCCATGTTTGCCGGCCATGAACATGTGTATGGTGTCACCCGCGAAGTCCCATGGGGGCTGATGCTGGGCGCTTACGTCTTTTTTGTCGTGACCTCGACAGGGCTGTGTCTGGTTTCGTCCATTGGCCATGTGTTCGGCTTCGAGGCCTTCAAGCCCATTGCCAAACGTTCGGTCTATCTGGCCATTGCCACCATTGTGGCGGGTTTTCTGGTCATCGCCTTTGAGATTGAAAATCCCTGGCGCATGGCTATCTACAACATCATCTCCCCGAATCTCAGTTCCAACATTTGGTGGATGGGCACGTTGTACGGCGCCTACCTGTTCTTCATGCTGATCGAGTTTGCCCTGTTGCAGGCCGGCAGGCATAAGATTGCCGGCATGTGCGGTCTATTGGGCGTTATTTCGGGTGTTGCCGCTCATTCCAATCTCGGGGCGGTATTTGGACTCCTGAATGGCCGTGAGTTCTGGCATGGCCCCTATATGCCGATCTACTTCATCACCTCGGCCATGATGTCCGGGTGCGCCACGGTGATTTTCTTTCATTGGCTGGGGTATAAGATCAACGGCTGGAAGATGAGCGAGCAGCTGCAGGAGTCCCTGCGTTCTGTGGCCAAACTGGGAGCGTTGCTGTACCTCATCATCATGTTCTTCACCACCTGGAAATTGATCTCCGGTATCTCCGGTCATCCGCCGGGAAAATACGAGGCGATCATGGCCCTGATCAACGGTCCCTTTGCCAAGAATTTCTGGTATGGCGAGGTTGCTCTGGGGCTGGTCATCCCCTTCCTGATCATCCTTGCGGTTCGGGCCAAGAACCTGACGGCCATGGCGCTCGGCTCGCTGGCCAGCATCATCGGCATCTTCGTCATGCGCTACGATCTGGTGATCGTTGGGCAAATCATTCCCGGGTTTCATCAATTCAATATTGTTGATCTGCCGCATATTTTGCCCTATGCGCCGACCTTGCACGAGTGGATGGTGACCCTGTCCGGCTTTACCTTCTGCGGAATCCTCTTCATGATGGGCGAACGGCTGTTCCGCGGTCATCTGTCCGAAGAGCACTGA
- a CDS encoding transcriptional regulator yields MKSRERFNKILLACRDRIQDEVAALIGKPFKIGEAEFRVTSKEELFADVDGKQALARVRLEGDVQGSGCLLVSVKDAIYIGGTLIMLPESELASVLAEQQYSEELQDSYGEVANIICGAATVTFEEMYPKSVRLIRTEQEVVVPLKVEVESDQPIVDVPYYLMTAPMQLGSHELGNVHLALPAGPFGLVAEAPKEHLSPQSAEEKIAEQAVTGVQAETGEAPERQAADSAAAEAGADDRPENRAAAAGEHAAPSQPKRDIGKQKKLIDGLLKSCMTKMGSEVSALLGGVLEVTPTENLAVTKEGFIEQAGGKQIMTRMELRGGGQGEAYLFVDLKTAVYLGGCLIMLPESELEETVRNEDFSEDARDAYGEVTNIVAGVFTSVFEEQSRLKLGFVKTAVEPVSPAKIDPEADEVFANQAYYLSLGEMRYNERDLGRLQLLVPARVLELEGLLAHGEEEAPSGGETATTATATAPSGKAPAAPSGPAPLREKTAESVDVLIFTDDDPEAGRIANALEVAGYACRILHFKDPVNTMLTSRIQMIFLVMQEVSEQGFGMAIKISSAGLPVPLVAAGPAWTRTLVLKAVKYGACDILITPSSPGDIREKIENNLVKKAA; encoded by the coding sequence ATGAAATCTAGAGAACGCTTCAACAAAATTCTGCTTGCCTGCCGTGATCGGATTCAGGATGAGGTTGCCGCCTTGATCGGCAAGCCGTTCAAGATCGGCGAAGCAGAGTTCCGAGTGACCAGCAAGGAGGAATTGTTTGCTGATGTCGACGGCAAGCAGGCGCTTGCCCGCGTTCGTCTGGAAGGAGATGTTCAGGGAAGCGGTTGTCTGCTGGTGAGTGTCAAGGATGCCATCTATATCGGCGGCACGCTGATCATGCTGCCTGAATCGGAATTAGCCAGCGTTCTTGCCGAGCAGCAATACTCCGAAGAGTTGCAGGATTCCTACGGCGAGGTCGCCAATATAATCTGCGGCGCCGCCACGGTCACCTTTGAGGAGATGTATCCCAAAAGTGTCCGTCTGATCAGGACAGAGCAGGAGGTCGTCGTTCCGCTCAAGGTGGAGGTCGAATCCGACCAACCGATTGTCGATGTGCCCTATTATCTCATGACCGCGCCCATGCAGCTCGGAAGCCATGAGCTGGGCAACGTGCATCTTGCCCTCCCTGCGGGACCGTTTGGGCTGGTGGCTGAAGCGCCGAAGGAGCACTTGTCGCCACAATCGGCGGAAGAAAAAATCGCTGAACAGGCCGTCACTGGCGTCCAGGCGGAAACGGGTGAGGCGCCTGAGCGCCAAGCGGCGGACTCGGCCGCTGCTGAGGCTGGTGCTGACGACCGGCCCGAGAACAGGGCTGCGGCGGCAGGGGAGCACGCCGCGCCGAGTCAGCCCAAGCGCGATATAGGCAAACAGAAGAAGCTCATCGATGGTTTGCTCAAAAGCTGCATGACCAAGATGGGCAGTGAGGTCAGCGCCTTGCTTGGCGGTGTTTTGGAGGTAACACCGACAGAGAATCTGGCTGTGACCAAGGAAGGGTTCATCGAGCAGGCCGGTGGCAAGCAGATCATGACCCGGATGGAACTGCGCGGCGGCGGGCAAGGAGAGGCTTATCTGTTTGTCGATCTTAAAACAGCGGTGTATTTGGGCGGTTGCCTGATCATGCTGCCAGAGAGCGAACTGGAGGAAACGGTCCGCAACGAGGATTTCAGCGAGGATGCCCGCGACGCCTACGGTGAGGTGACCAATATCGTAGCCGGCGTTTTCACCTCTGTGTTTGAGGAGCAGTCCCGCCTCAAGTTGGGGTTTGTCAAAACAGCCGTTGAGCCGGTGTCGCCGGCCAAGATCGATCCCGAAGCGGATGAGGTCTTTGCCAATCAGGCCTATTACCTTTCCCTTGGCGAGATGCGCTATAATGAGCGCGACTTGGGGCGGCTACAGCTTCTTGTCCCAGCCCGCGTCCTGGAATTGGAAGGATTGCTGGCCCACGGAGAGGAAGAAGCGCCTTCCGGCGGTGAAACCGCAACCACGGCAACAGCAACCGCTCCGTCCGGAAAAGCCCCTGCCGCTCCTTCGGGACCGGCTCCGCTTCGGGAAAAAACAGCGGAAAGTGTCGATGTTCTCATCTTCACCGACGATGACCCCGAGGCCGGCCGCATTGCCAATGCCTTGGAAGTGGCCGGATACGCGTGCCGCATCCTCCATTTCAAGGATCCGGTCAATACGATGCTGACCTCTCGTATTCAAATGATATTTTTGGTGATGCAGGAGGTCAGCGAGCAGGGATTTGGCATGGCCATCAAAATAAGCAGCGCCGGCTTGCCGGTGCCGCTGGTGGCCGCGGGTCCGGCCTGGACACGAACGCTGGTGTTGAAAGCGGTTAAATATGGGGCGTGCGATATCTTGATTACTCCTTCATCGCCCGGCGATATTCGGGAGAAAATCGAAAACAATCTGGTAAAAAAAGCGGCCTAG
- a CDS encoding thermonuclease family protein produces the protein MRWSKAGWVFVGVCIVLQLSGLDVFAWEGTVTRVLDGDSLRVKTRGRVETIRLFGIDCPEHGQAGWAEAKRRATVLMTGKEVSIVPVDVDRYGRTVAVVKRPGLVVNAELVRTGMAWVHPFYCKSEPFCQELEQLERSARQLRLGVWRDERPVPPWKWKQRHR, from the coding sequence ATGCGCTGGAGCAAAGCAGGCTGGGTATTCGTTGGCGTATGTATCGTTCTGCAACTGAGCGGCTTGGATGTTTTCGCCTGGGAAGGAACCGTCACCCGGGTTCTTGACGGCGATTCGCTTCGGGTGAAAACCCGCGGCAGGGTTGAAACCATCCGTCTTTTCGGTATTGATTGTCCCGAACATGGGCAGGCGGGCTGGGCGGAGGCGAAGCGTCGCGCCACTGTTTTGATGACGGGAAAGGAGGTATCCATCGTCCCCGTGGACGTTGATAGGTACGGACGAACGGTTGCGGTGGTGAAGCGGCCTGGTCTTGTGGTCAATGCCGAGTTGGTGCGCACCGGCATGGCGTGGGTGCACCCCTTCTACTGCAAGAGCGAGCCGTTTTGTCAAGAACTGGAACAGCTGGAACGGTCCGCACGCCAACTGCGCCTGGGGGTCTGGCGGGATGAGAGGCCCGTGCCGCCCTGGAAATGGAAACAGCGGCATCGTTGA
- a CDS encoding sigma-54 interaction domain-containing protein yields MTADGFYGIIGRSESMRRLFRLIGKLAEDDLSTVLIQGESGTGKELVAKAIHAHSPRASHHFVPVNCAAIPDDLLESELFGYTKGAFTGAAGPKIGRIEYANNGSLFLDEIGDMKPALQAKLLRVLQEREFEPVGGLKPIPVDVRIIAATHCNLEQMVTEGRFREDLFYRLSVIPVSIPPLRERTDDIPLLIEHFINSIGKNKKKPLLGFDSVAMQALSQVPWRGNVRELENLVQHMTILHGGSRVGYHDLPEKYRVGPPPIPLSPEKEPLREADTVSRSEQALLCSSTTSIPRESWPEKGVDFNALVNDFETQLIVQALKLTQGNKKEAARLLNLKRTTLLEKIKKKELAGTWLEEEEDE; encoded by the coding sequence ATGACAGCTGATGGATTTTACGGCATAATTGGGCGAAGCGAATCCATGCGGCGGCTGTTCAGGCTGATCGGCAAACTCGCCGAAGATGACCTGAGCACCGTGCTGATCCAGGGAGAATCGGGAACCGGCAAGGAACTGGTGGCCAAGGCAATCCATGCCCACAGTCCACGGGCATCCCATCACTTTGTGCCGGTCAACTGCGCCGCCATCCCCGATGACCTGCTGGAGAGCGAGTTGTTCGGCTATACCAAAGGGGCCTTTACCGGTGCCGCCGGCCCCAAGATCGGGCGGATTGAATACGCCAACAACGGTTCCCTGTTCCTTGACGAAATCGGTGACATGAAGCCTGCGTTGCAGGCAAAACTGCTCCGCGTCCTCCAGGAACGCGAATTTGAACCGGTGGGCGGGCTGAAACCCATCCCGGTGGACGTTCGAATCATCGCCGCCACCCACTGCAATCTCGAACAGATGGTGACCGAAGGCCGATTTCGCGAAGATCTCTTCTACCGTCTCAGCGTCATCCCGGTTTCCATTCCTCCGTTGCGTGAACGGACGGACGACATCCCCCTGTTGATTGAGCATTTCATCAACAGCATCGGCAAAAACAAAAAGAAACCTCTTCTGGGCTTTGATTCGGTCGCCATGCAGGCCCTGTCGCAAGTTCCCTGGCGGGGCAACGTCAGGGAGCTGGAGAATTTGGTCCAGCACATGACCATCTTGCACGGCGGTTCCCGAGTCGGCTATCATGACCTGCCGGAAAAATATCGCGTCGGCCCGCCGCCCATCCCGCTTTCTCCGGAAAAAGAACCGCTGCGGGAAGCAGACACCGTCAGCCGCTCGGAACAGGCCCTACTGTGTTCCTCCACCACGTCGATTCCCCGTGAATCCTGGCCGGAAAAAGGGGTCGATTTCAATGCTCTGGTGAACGATTTCGAAACCCAGCTGATCGTCCAGGCCCTCAAGCTGACGCAGGGCAATAAAAAAGAGGCGGCGCGCCTACTTAACTTGAAAAGGACCACTTTGCTGGAAAAAATCAAAAAGAAAGAACTGGCTGGAACCTGGCTGGAGGAAGAAGAGGATGAATGA
- the ftsH gene encoding ATP-dependent zinc metalloprotease FtsH: MQKFYKNLSIWLIIALSALLLLHYCKKSPDRHHTVAYTEFLKKADSGVLSTVTMIDQTILWETADGERFKTVVPQAQATVDHLLRKNVTIRAEIPPQTPWFVQTLLSWLPILLFAVLWFFYFQKGGSQGGSGSGRAMAFGKSRARLINPEESKVKLADVAGIDEAKEEVEEIVDFLKNPGKFVAAGARIPTGVLLYGEPGTGKTLLAKAIAGEAGVPFFSISGSHFVEMYVGIGASRVRDLFNEGKKKAPCIIFIDEIDAVGRHRSAGTGSGGNDEREQTLNQLLVEMDGFEANDHVIVIAATNRQDILDPALLRPGRFDRQVMVPLPDVGGREKILKVHARNTKIGPDVDWQVIAKGTPGFSGAQLASLVNEAALLMTRKNSQTITMEILEAAKDKVLMGAERRSLIITDKEKRITACHEAGHALVAWMLPGADPVHKVTIIPRGRALGLTMQLPAEERSSHDRTFLFHNLCTLLGGRIAEEIVFNQMTTGAGNDIERVSDIARRMVCEWGMSESIGPLTFRAPNPLGGQPAQIISEQTAMLIDAEVKKLVQSAYDHAHSLLTRHRALLDAMTNALLERETISGADIQAIIDRMPRDAESK, from the coding sequence GTGCAAAAATTCTACAAGAATCTTTCCATCTGGCTGATCATCGCTCTTTCCGCCCTGCTGCTGTTGCATTACTGCAAGAAATCACCGGATCGCCACCATACCGTTGCCTATACCGAATTCCTGAAAAAGGCGGACAGCGGCGTACTCTCCACGGTCACCATGATCGACCAAACCATACTTTGGGAAACCGCGGACGGTGAGCGTTTCAAAACGGTTGTGCCGCAAGCCCAGGCCACCGTTGACCACCTGCTGCGCAAAAACGTCACGATCCGCGCTGAAATCCCGCCCCAGACCCCGTGGTTTGTGCAAACGCTCCTATCCTGGCTGCCCATTTTACTTTTTGCTGTTCTCTGGTTCTTTTATTTCCAAAAAGGAGGCAGCCAAGGGGGAAGTGGTTCCGGCAGGGCCATGGCATTTGGCAAAAGCAGGGCCCGCCTGATCAACCCAGAGGAATCGAAAGTCAAACTTGCCGACGTGGCTGGCATCGACGAAGCGAAGGAAGAAGTAGAGGAAATCGTTGATTTTTTAAAAAATCCCGGCAAATTCGTTGCAGCTGGCGCCCGAATTCCCACCGGCGTGCTCCTCTACGGAGAACCGGGAACCGGTAAAACCCTGCTGGCCAAGGCCATTGCCGGTGAAGCAGGCGTGCCTTTTTTCTCCATCAGCGGCTCTCACTTCGTCGAAATGTATGTTGGAATCGGCGCCTCCCGGGTGCGTGATCTGTTCAACGAAGGTAAGAAAAAAGCCCCATGCATCATCTTCATCGACGAAATCGATGCGGTTGGCCGCCATCGTAGTGCCGGTACCGGTTCTGGAGGCAACGATGAACGGGAACAGACCCTCAACCAACTGCTGGTGGAGATGGACGGGTTTGAGGCCAACGACCACGTGATCGTCATCGCGGCCACCAACCGCCAGGACATTCTTGATCCGGCCCTGCTGCGACCGGGTCGTTTTGATCGTCAGGTCATGGTGCCATTGCCCGACGTGGGTGGGCGGGAGAAGATTCTCAAGGTCCATGCCCGCAACACCAAGATCGGACCAGATGTGGATTGGCAGGTGATCGCCAAGGGCACGCCCGGTTTTTCTGGCGCGCAATTGGCCAGCCTGGTCAACGAGGCCGCTCTGCTGATGACCAGAAAAAACAGCCAAACCATTACCATGGAAATTCTGGAGGCGGCCAAGGACAAGGTATTGATGGGGGCGGAGCGGCGCAGCCTGATCATCACCGACAAGGAAAAACGGATCACCGCCTGCCACGAGGCCGGCCACGCCTTGGTGGCGTGGATGCTGCCCGGTGCCGACCCGGTGCACAAGGTGACGATCATCCCCCGCGGGCGAGCCCTGGGCCTGACCATGCAACTTCCCGCTGAAGAACGCTCTTCCCATGATCGCACTTTTTTGTTTCACAATCTCTGCACGCTGCTTGGCGGACGGATAGCCGAGGAAATCGTCTTCAACCAGATGACCACCGGCGCCGGCAACGACATCGAACGGGTTTCGGACATCGCCCGGCGGATGGTTTGCGAATGGGGAATGAGCGAGTCGATCGGCCCGCTGACCTTCAGGGCGCCCAATCCCCTGGGTGGCCAACCGGCGCAAATCATCAGCGAACAGACGGCCATGCTGATCGATGCGGAAGTGAAAAAGCTGGTACAGTCAGCCTATGACCACGCACACAGCCTTCTTACCCGGCACCGCGCCCTGCTGGATGCCATGACCAATGCCCTGCTGGAACGGGAAACGATCTCGGGCGCCGATATTCAGGCAATCATTGATCGAATGCCCCGTGACGCGGAAAGCAAATGA